The Eubacteriaceae bacterium Marseille-Q4139 genome has a window encoding:
- a CDS encoding GyrI-like domain-containing protein: MKIEEFKNITIAYMRRTGSYGPENKILMENFKEYLKEKHLLDQDSVILGIALDNPAVTEKDKLRYDVGLIISEDRSTELSIRKIPDGIYAVFELPHTEQDVACFWSNIQQSAGNLPIDETKPIIERYSADKIAKHLCEFCIPLKAAKFSCPKYTLIR, translated from the coding sequence ATGAAAATTGAAGAATTTAAAAACATTACAATCGCATATATGCGGCGGACAGGCAGTTACGGCCCTGAAAACAAAATTCTTATGGAGAACTTCAAAGAATATTTAAAAGAGAAGCATCTTTTGGATCAGGACAGCGTTATTTTAGGAATCGCATTGGATAACCCCGCTGTCACTGAGAAAGACAAATTACGGTACGATGTTGGTCTTATCATCAGCGAAGACCGCAGCACAGAATTAAGCATACGCAAAATCCCAGACGGTATCTATGCTGTATTTGAACTTCCACATACGGAACAAGATGTTGCCTGCTTTTGGAGCAATATACAGCAATCGGCCGGCAATTTGCCAATAGACGAAACAAAACCAATCATTGAACGATATTCCGCCGACAAAATCGCAAAGCATTTATGCGAATTCTGCATACCGTTAAAAGCCGCGAAATTTTCCTGCCCCAAATACACGCTCATCCGCTGA
- a CDS encoding winged helix-turn-helix transcriptional regulator has translation MRKKKLAIERCATISTVQKLLGGKWKLEILYYMGVKNIQRFGELRRHIGDITESSLTKQLRELEADGFISRFDYKEVPPRVEYSLTDLGKSFLPVLDVIKEWGEQNLNISG, from the coding sequence ATGAGAAAAAAGAAATTAGCGATTGAACGCTGTGCAACAATATCAACCGTACAGAAGTTGTTAGGCGGGAAATGGAAGTTGGAAATTCTCTATTATATGGGTGTCAAAAATATTCAAAGGTTTGGGGAACTTCGGCGGCACATTGGTGATATTACGGAGTCGTCTTTGACAAAACAGCTGAGGGAATTAGAAGCGGATGGTTTTATCTCCCGTTTCGATTATAAAGAAGTGCCGCCGAGAGTGGAATATTCTTTAACAGACCTCGGTAAGAGCTTTCTGCCTGTGCTGGATGTTATAAAAGAATGGGGAGAACAAAATCTGAACATCAGCGGATGA